The following proteins come from a genomic window of Nicotiana tomentosiformis chromosome 12, ASM39032v3, whole genome shotgun sequence:
- the LOC104092599 gene encoding uncharacterized protein: MKAFGFFVLFLVMGTAFVSFNCFSTGGMSVKWQSNDMVMTIRSRKLQGNGFGPSNLDLEDYRPIDPVPSTKASIRPGPVEHGTPLMPYIPKPSPPPISTNYGLP; this comes from the exons ATGAAGGcttttggtttctttgttctgTTCTTGGTGATGGGGACAGCTTTTGTGTCCTTTAATTGCTTCAGCACTGGAG GAATGTCCGTCAAATGGCAAAGTAATGATATGGTGATGACTATAAGAAGCAGAAAGCTGCAG GGCAATGGCTTCGGTCCAAGCAACTTAGATCTGGAAGATTATCGCCCGATAGATCCAGTTCCTAGCACAAAAGCTTCTATAAGACCAGGACCAGTTGAGCATGGTACTCCTCTTATGCCTTATATTCCCAAGCCTTCACCTCCTCCTATTAGCACCAATTATGGGCTCCCGTAA
- the LOC138903059 gene encoding uncharacterized protein, with the protein MDDLEAQLEQYEQDRIAHRQEAAQLQEDLKDAKAKWAERHDTVITVAERESAFIDQVNNLKASLHSKIEKANVVNEKRTKMEERLKRVMEHNQLHSTTNVELDSKISIMKAENDKLKSKIENSKLNSKTRKILSSSRRLMPYITRTGRL; encoded by the coding sequence ATGGATGATCTTGAGGCTCAGTTAGAGCAATATGAGCAAGATAGAATTGCTCACAGGCAGGAAGCCGCTCAGTTACAAGAAGACCTTAAAGATGCAAAGGCTAAGTGGGCTGAACGACATGATACCGTAATTACTGTTGCCGAGCGCGAGTCTGCCTTCATAGATCAAGTCAATAACTTGAAGGCTAGCTTACATTCCAAAATTGAGAAAGCCAATGTTGTCAATGAGAAGAGAACAAAGATGGAGGAAAGGCTAAAGAGGGTCATGGAGCATAATCAACTTCATTCAACCACCAATGTTGAGCTTGATTCCAAAATCAGCATTATGAAAGCTGAAAATGATAAGCTCAAATCTAAGATTGAAAACTCCAAGTTAAACTCCAAGACCAGGAAGATTTTATCCTCTTCGAGAAGACTTATGCCATATATCACACGAACAGGAAGACTTTGA
- the LOC138903058 gene encoding uncharacterized protein, which produces MCGSQDGHFYGRVYMSYPPLTPYFDGSSFSCEVYRNKEPRDDDLKEIKDMLKCLVEQNNEKQLHIQRQDTAIRNLEAQVSQIVEACNAQQANIMDSSQEKHALDNEIEVLMEEVKVEHQQSIQLDVEDVVVVEKILESTKDIEDTYLVDSSVIVYRNKEPRDDDLKEIKDMLKCLVEQNNEKQLHIQRQDTAIRNLEAQVSQLVEACNAQQANIVDSSQEKHALDNEIEVLMEEVKVEHQQSIQLDVEDVVVVEKILESTKDIEDTYLVDSSVIGLPKGSVICPDIKALDDLEEAQQVL; this is translated from the exons atgtgtggtagtcaagatggtcacttttatgGTCGTGTTTATATGTCTTATCCTCCCCTAACCCCTTACTTTGATGGTTCGTCGTTTTCTTGTGAAGTTtataggaacaaagaacccagggatgatgacctgaaagagatcaaggatatgctaaagtgccttgtggaacaaaataatgagaaacaactGCACATACAAAGGCAAGATACTGCTATTCGCAACCTGGAGGCACAAGTGAGTCAAATAGTTGAAGCATGTAATGCTCAACAAGCTAATATTATGGATAGTAGCCAAGAGAAGCATGCATTAGATAACGAAATTGAGGTTCTAATGGAGGAGGTCaaagtagaacaccaacaatctaTCCAATTAGATGTTGAAGATGTCGTTGTTGTAGAAaagatactagagtcaaccaaggatattgaggatacatatttagttgactctagtgtcattg TTtataggaacaaagaacccagggatgatgacctgaaagagatcaaggatatgctaaagtgccttgtggaacaaaataatgagaaacaactGCACATACAAAGGCAAGATACTGCTATTCGCAACCTGGAGGCACAAGTGAGTCAACTAGTTGAAGCATGTAATGCTCAACAAGCTAAtattgtggatagtagccaagaGAAGCATGCATTAGATAACGAAATTGAGGTTCTAATGGAGGAGGTCaaagtagaacaccaacaatctaTCCAATTAGATGTTGAAGATGTCGTTGTTGTAGAAaagatactagagtcaaccaaggatattgaggatacatatttagttgactctagtgtcattg GACTTCCGAAGGGATCCGTTATTTGCCCCGACATCAAGGCTCTAGATGACCTGGAGGAAGCTCAACAGGTGTTATAA
- the LOC104084944 gene encoding uncharacterized protein: MGSHRLSVWNTKRIAYDNRPPFIGSKVAKFLEGLKIKQIISSPYHPSANGHAESTNKIIIQNLKKKLEDAKGKWPDELLGVLWAYQTTMKSIMGEAPFSLAYSSEALISVKVGEPTLRSSRANEETSNEALLVKLDLLEEHRNLAYVRMVAQQ, from the coding sequence ATGGGATCACATCGTTTGtcggtttggaataccaaaagaatcGCTTATGACAATAGGCCACCGTTTATAGGTTCCAAAGTCGCAAAGTTTTTGGAAGGATTGAAGATCAAACAAATTATATCATCACCATACCATCCGAGTGCTAATGGACATGCAGAGTCAACAAACAAGATAATAattcaaaaccttaaaaagaagtTAGAAGATGCTAAAGGCAAGTGGCCAGATGAGTTACTGGGTGTATTGTGGGCATATCAGACCACAATGAAGTCGATTATGGGTGAAGCACCTTTCTCACTTGCATACAGTTCAGAGGCTTTGATTTCGGTAAAAGTGGGGGAACCAACCCTAAGGTCTTCCCGAGCAAACGAGGAGACAAGTAATGAAGCATTGCTGGTTAAACTAGATTTACTTGAAGAGCACCGGAATCTGGCATATGTAAGGATGGTGGCACAACAGTAA